A genome region from Arachis duranensis cultivar V14167 chromosome 8, aradu.V14167.gnm2.J7QH, whole genome shotgun sequence includes the following:
- the LOC107460268 gene encoding WUSCHEL-related homeobox 8, with protein MEAEQATSGANNGIGSLYMKVMTDEQLEMLRQQISVYATICDRLVEMHKSITTQQDLAGMRLGNLYCDPLMACSGHKITARQRWTPTPLQLQILERIFDEGNGTPNKQKIKEITLELGQHGQISETNVYNWFQNRRARSKRKQLLPSQNNLEAEADVEVESPKEKKMPEIQETIHQVPSYENLSHSPDIGFEQLMSKLETGGCYGSYFL; from the exons atGGAGGCAGAGCAAGCCACATCAGGAGCTAACAATGGAATCGGAAGCTTATACATGAAAGTGATGACCGATGAACAACTGGAAATGCTGCGGCAACAGATATCGGTCTACGCCACCATCTGCGACCGCCTGGTTGAGATGCACAAATCTATCACCACTCAGCAAGACCTCGCAG GAATGAGGTTAGGGAATTTATACTGTGATCCTCTCATGGCGTGCTCCGGCCACAAGATAACGGCGAGGCAGCGGTGGACGCCGACGCCTCTGCAACTTCAAATTCTGGAGCGTATATTTGACGAAGGGAATGGCACTCCAAACAAGCAGAAGATCAAGGAGATAACCCTTGAGCTTGGCCAACATGGCCAGATTTCAGAGACTAATGTCTATAATTGGTTCCAGAATCGAAGAGCACGTTCCAAGCGCAAGCAACTGCTTCCCTCCCAGAATAATCTAGAAGCAGAAGCAGATGTAGAAGTAGAGTCTCCAAAGGAGAAAAAGATGCCTGAAATTCAAGAAACAATTCATCAAGTTCCTTCCTATGAGAACTTGTCCCACAGTCCTGATATAG